The Camelina sativa cultivar DH55 unplaced genomic scaffold, Cs unpScaffold02352, whole genome shotgun sequence nucleotide sequence TTTATCGTCCTCTGTGGGATGACTCATTTGCTTAACGCTTGGACGTACTACGGACCGCATTCTTTCCAGCTTATGTTATGGCTCACCATCTTCAAATTCCTCACGGCGCTTGTCTCGTGCGCAACGGCCATCACGCTCTTGACTTTGATCCCGTTGTTGTTGAAATGGAAAGTGAGAGAGCTTTACTTGAAGCAGAATGTGTTGGAACTTAACGAAGAGGTTGGACTGATGAAGAAACAGAAGGAAATGAGTGTGCAGGTGAGGATGCTGACTCGTGAAATCAGGAAATCGCTAGATAAGCATATGATCCTGCGGACTACTCTCGTCGAGCTATCCAAGATTCTTGATTTACAGAACTCTGCTGTTTGGATGCCTAACGAGAACAGAACCGAGATGCATTTGACTCATGAGCTTAGGGCGAATCCGATGAGGAGTTTTAGGGTGATCCCGATCAATGATCCTGATGTTGTTCAGGTTAGGGAGACTAAAGTTGTGACCATTCTGAGGAAAAACTCTGTTCTTGCTGTTGAGAGTAGTGGTTGTGGAGGTTCGGAAGAGTTTGGTCCAGTTGCTGCAGTTCGTATGCCAATGCTTCACGGATTGAATTTCAAAGGAGGAACTCCCGAGTTTGTGGATACTCCTTATGCTATAATGGTTTTAGTACTTCCGAGTGCGAATTCACGGGTTTGGACTGATAAAGAGATCGAAATAGCGGAAGTTGTTGCTGATCAGGTAGCGGTTGCTATCTCTCATGCATCGGTTCTTGAAGAATCACAGTTAATGAGAGAAAAACTTGGTATTCAAAACCGAGCTTTGCTTCGAGCTAAACAGAACGCGATGATGGCTAGTCAAGCAAGGAACACTTGCCAGAAAGTGATGAGTCATGGAATGAGGAGACCAATGCACACTATCCTCGGTCTCCTCTCGATGTTTCAGTCAGAAAGTATGAGTCTTGACCAGAAGATCATTGTTGATGCGCTCATGAAAACAAGCACTGTTCTCTCGGCTCTTATCAATGACGTGATTGACATCTCGCCTAAAGATAACGGGAAATCTGCATTAGAGGTAAAACGGTTTCAGCTACATTCTTTGATAAGAGAAGCCGCTTGCGTCGCGAAATGCTTGAGCGTTTACAAAGGCTACGGTTTTGAGATGGATGTTCAAACGCGTTTGCCTAATTTAGTTGTGGGAGATGAGAAGAGAACATTTCAGCTTGTGATGTACATGCTTGGTTATATCTTGGATATGACTGATGGAGGCAAAACCGTTACATTCAGG carries:
- the LOC104774308 gene encoding protein EIN4-like — its product is IVLCGMTHLLNAWTYYGPHSFQLMLWLTIFKFLTALVSCATAITLLTLIPLLLKWKVRELYLKQNVLELNEEVGLMKKQKEMSVQVRMLTREIRKSLDKHMILRTTLVELSKILDLQNSAVWMPNENRTEMHLTHELRANPMRSFRVIPINDPDVVQVRETKVVTILRKNSVLAVESSGCGGSEEFGPVAAVRMPMLHGLNFKGGTPEFVDTPYAIMVLVLPSANSRVWTDKEIEIAEVVADQVAVAISHASVLEESQLMREKLGIQNRALLRAKQNAMMASQARNTCQKVMSHGMRRPMHTILGLLSMFQSESMSLDQKIIVDALMKTSTVLSALINDVIDISPKDNGKSALEVKRFQLHSLIREAACVAKCLSVYKGYGFEMDVQTRLPNLVVGDEKRTFQLVMYMLGYILDMTDGGKTVTFRVISEGTGSSQDKSKRETGMWKSHMSDDSLGVK